One stretch of Euphorbia lathyris chromosome 7, ddEupLath1.1, whole genome shotgun sequence DNA includes these proteins:
- the LOC136235057 gene encoding protein NRT1/ PTR FAMILY 8.2-like, protein MNIGAVSADPFEKSFMEPSMEKFVQDDHYQSKQQETLASSTLVSNGCVDFRGRIADKQTTGGWKASPFIIVNEVAERLAFFAVAVNMVLYMVSEMKVSLPNAATYVTDWIGAAYVLTLFGAFLADAYLGRFRTIIIFSCIYSLGMVLLTLSASIDSLRPPPCTAKPCTKATQSQYAFLFSALALIAIGTGGIKPCVSSFGADQFDEADEKEKSKKSAFFNWFFFAINMGALLGITVMVYINEEKGWTWGFGVPTATTILSIFILSAGMRYYRYQKPMGSPFTRFVQVIVASLRNHLRGVRFGELYEVNTPESDIKGAKKLLHTTQFKFLDKAAVITDPEADTKNRWKLCTVTQVEEFKSLIRILPIWASTIALSISFSQLATFFTSQARIMDRNLGPNFTIPAGSVTVFSAVNALLLVPIYEKLMVPILRKHTGHRRGLTSMQRMGVGLFISIFALASAALIEKKRRDHSSSSPKLMSVFWLFPQFFLIGAAEVFTYVGQLEFFYDEATDGTRSISSALFLSEIGIGSWLSTAIVKIIERTTGGEEKGWIRSDLNQSRIDNFYWILSGINGVNFLVYVFVAWRFKGRNSGSGSVVDESRIQMSIVDYMKKEEVEDEHQVEFQRVIF, encoded by the exons atgaataTAGGAGCGGTTTCTGCCGATCCATTCGAGAAGTCCTTTATGGAACCATCAATGGAGAAGTTCGTACAAGATGATCATTACCAAAGCAAG CAACAAGAAACATTAGCAAGCAGCACATTGGTAAGCAATGGGTGTGTTGATTTTAGAGGCAGAATTGCAGACAAGCAAACCACTGGGGGTTGGAAAGCCTCTCCTTTTATCATAG TGAATGAGGTCGCGGAGAGGTTAGCATTTTTCGCGGTAGCGGTGAATATGGTATTATACATGGTTAGTGAAATGAAAGTGTCACTGCCAAATGCAGCAACTTATGTAACAGATTGGATAGGAGCTGCTTATGTTCTTACTCTCTTTGGTGCTTTTCTTGCTGATGCTTATCTTGGCCGTTTCCGAACCATCATTATCTTCTCCTGCATCTACTCTTTG GGGATGGTGTTACTTACACTCTCGGCCTCAATAGATAGCCTCCGCCCACCACCCTGCACTGCAAAACCATGCACAAAAGCAACACAATCCCAATACGCATTCCTCTTCAGCGCACTAGCCCTTATAGCCATTGGAACCGGTGGTATCAAGCCCTGTGTCTCATCCTTCGGGGCCGACCAATTCGACGAGGCAGATGAGAAAGAAAAGAGCAAAAAATCAGCCTTCTTTAATTGGTTCTTCTTTGCCATAAACATGGGAGCATTATTAGGCATAACAGTAATGGTTTATATAAATGAAGAAAAGGGCTGGACTTGGGGATTTGGGGTTCCTACTGCAACTACTATTCTTTCTATCTTTATTTTAAGTGCTGGAATGCGTTATTATCGTTATCAAAAGCCCATGGGAAGTCCGTTCACTAGATTTGTTCAAGTCATTGTTGCTTCGTTAAGGAATCATTTGAGAGGAGTTCGTTTCGGAGAGCTTTACGAAGTTAATACACCCGAATCTGATATTAAGGGTGCTAAAAAGCTCCTCCATACTACCCAATTCAA GTTCTTGGACAAGGCAGCAGTTATAACAGACCCAGAAGCAGACACAAAAAACCGATGGAAACTCTGCACAGTAACACAAGTGGAAGAATTCAAATCCCTAATCAGAATCCTCCCAATTTGGGCATCTACAATCGCTCTTTCAATCTCATTTTCCCAACTCGCTACCTTCTTCACCAGCCAAGCCCGTATCATGGATCGAAACCTCGGCCCCAATTTCACAATCCCCGCAGGCTCCGTCACCGTTTTCAGCGCCGTCAATGCCCTCCTCCTCGTCCCAATCTACGAAAAACTCATGGTCCCAATCCTCCGAAAACACACCGGCCACCGCCGCGGCCTCACTTCAATGCAACGAATGGGCGTCGGCTTATTTATCTCAATCTTCGCCCTAGCTTCAGCCGCTTTAATCGAGAAGAAAAGACGAGATCATTCTAGTTCTAGCCCGAAACTCATGAGCGTATTCTGGTTGTTTCCGCAGTTCTTTTTGATCGGAGCAGCGGAGGTGTTCACATACGTTGGGCAATTGGAATTTTTCTACGATGAAGCGACGGATGGGACAAGAAGTATAAGCAGTGCATTGTTTCTGAGTGAAATTGGGATTGGAAGTTGGTTGAGTACTGCGATTGTAAAGATAATCGAGAGGACAACTGGTGGAGAAGAAAAGGGGTGGATTAGAAGTGATTTGAATCAAAGTAGGATTGATAATTTCTACTGGATATTGAGCGGTATTAATGGGGTGAATTTCTTGGTGTATGTGTTTGTGGCATGGAGGTTTAAGGGGAGGAATTCTGGAAGTGGAAGTGTGGTGGATGAGTCGAGAATTCAGATGAGTATTGTTGATTATATGAAAAAGGAGGAAGTAGAGGATGAACATCAAGTTGAGTTTCAACGGGTTATCTTTTGA
- the LOC136235703 gene encoding asparagine--tRNA ligase, cytoplasmic 1-like yields MVGEPDGAAPKHQFADRVRIRSIVNCPNGEASLIGQRVRVGGWVKTGREQGKGSFAFLELNDGSSAANLQVIIEKEVADLSPLVHTGACVSVEGVLKEPPEGTKQKIELRVEKVLHVGPVDPAKYPIPKTKLTLEFLRDHVHLRPRTNTISAVARIRNALAFATHSFFQEHSFLYVHTPIITTSDCEGAGEMFQVTTLINEVERIEKELVENPPSPADVEAAELVVKEKGGAVAQLKSAKASKEDINASVAELKQAKENLSKLVERSSLKPGLPKKDGKVDYALDFFARQAFLTVSGQLQVETYACAVSDVYTFGPTFRAEKSHTSRHLAEFWMVEPEMAFADLQDDMNCAEAYVKYMCQWLLEKCPDDMELMAKFYDKGCVDRLKMVASTPFERITYTKAVDLLVEAVKGGKTFENSVEWGIDLASEHERYLTEVLFKKPVIVYNYPKGIKAFYMRLNDDLKTVAAMDVLVPKVGELIGGSQREERLDVIEQRISEAGLPTEPYEWYLDLRRYGTVKHSGFGLGFERMLLFATGIDNIRDVIPFPRYPGRADL; encoded by the exons ATGGTAGGCGAACCCGACGGCGCAGCTCCCAAGCACCAATTTGCCGATCGGGTCCGAATCCGATCCATCGTCAACTGTCCCAATGGCGAAGCCAGCCTCATTGGCCAGCGTGTACGAGTTGGCGGCTGGGTGAAGACAGGGAGAGAGCAGGGAAAAGGATCTTTTGCTTTCTTAGAGCTGAACGATGGCTCATCTGCAGCCAACCTACAAGTCATCATTGAAAAGGAAGTGGCAGACTTGTCTCCGCTGGTGCACACCGGCGCCTGTGTCTCCGTTGAAGGCGTCCTTAAGGAGCCACCGGAAGGAACCAAGCAGAAGATTGAGCTCCGAGTAGAAAAAGTGCTACATGTTGGACCTGTGGATCCGGCTAAGTACCCGATTCCTAAAACAAAGCTCACACTTGAGTTTTTGAGAGACCATGTCCACCTCCGCCCCAGAACTAACACG ATTTCTGCAGTTGCGCGAATTCGCAATGCACTTGCTTTTGCTACGCACTCGTTCTTTCAAGAACACAGTTTTCTGTATGTCCACACTCCAATTATTACAACAAGTGATTGTGAAGGTGCTGGTGAAATGTTCCAAGTTACTACATTGATTAATGAAGTTGAAAGGATAGAGAAAGAACTAGTTGAGAATCCTCCATCACCGGCTGATGTCGAAGCTGCTGAGCTTGTTGTGAAGGAGAAAGGGGGAGCTGTAGCTCAACTGAAATCTGCTAAAGCAAGTAAGGAGGATATAAATGCTTCAGTGGCTGAATTGAAGCAAGCAAAAGAGAATCTCTCGAAGTTAGTAGAAAGATCTAGTCTTAAGCCTGGCCTTCCCAAAAAAGATGGAAAAGTTGATTATGCCCTAGATTTCTTTGCTCGTCAAGCATTCTTAACTGTTTCTGGCCAACTACAAGTTGAAACCTACGCATGCGCTGTTAGCGATGTCTATACATTTGGACCTACTTTTCGAGCTGAAAAATCACACACTTCCAGGCATTTGGCAGAATTCTGGATGGTGGAACCTGAAATGGCATTTGCTGATCTCCAG GATGACATGAACTGTGCAGAGGCTTATGTGAAATACATGTGTCAGTGGCTGCTTGAGAAGTGTCCTGATGATATGGAACTTATGGCTAAGTTTTATGATAAAGGCTGCGTTGATCGACTAAAAATGGTTGCTTCCACACCTTTTGAGCGCATTACATACACTAAAGCAGTTGATCTTCTAGTGGAAGCTGTAAAAGGTGGCAAGACATTTGAGAACAGTGTTGAGTGGGGGATAGATCTAGCATCAGAGCATGAGAG ATACTTGACAGAAGTCTTATTTAAGAAGCCTGTCATCGTTTACAACTACCCAAAAGGGATCAAAGCATTTTACATGAGGCTCAATGATGACTTGAAGACAGTTGCTGCTATGGATGTCCTTGTGCCTAAG GTGGGGGAGTTGATTGGTGGAAGCCAAAGAGAGGAGCGGTTGGATGTTATTGAGCAAAG AATTTCTGAGGCGGGGTTACCTACCGAGCCATATGAGTGGTACCTTGACCTGCGGCGCTATGGAACTGTAAAGCATAGTGGATTTGGCTTGGGCTTTGAAAGGATGCTGCTGTTTGCTACTGGCATTGACAATATTAGAGACGTCATTCCTTTCCCCAGATACCCAGGGAGAGCAGATCTGTGA